One genomic segment of Primulina tabacum isolate GXHZ01 chromosome 9, ASM2559414v2, whole genome shotgun sequence includes these proteins:
- the LOC142556086 gene encoding BRAP2 RING ZnF UBP domain-containing protein 2-like, with product MLEETSTSGSAAASAEDLFWSKTAVSPSVDVSSPSHAPSEIHFSSGNPRIEETRGLMHLYRDAAAPSSFRLPDDRKPLICVLGVPNHMTYSDFCKFCGSFIQHMLEMRIVRTEGLEDRYSILIRLDYQNSADSFYKHFNGKCFSSLEEETCRVFFTADIQYTGSIEHSQPSTGSSGEQPSCAVCLEKLDQHSGGILTTICNHSFHCSCISRWTDSSCPVCRYCQQQPEKSICYVCQTTDNLWMCVICGFVGCGRNKDGHAVNHWKETQHCYSLELETQRVWDYVGDNYVHRLIQSKTDGKLVELNSHCTHKDDGCGDCIGYGDTVADSEVESIVNEYNELLTSQLENQKNYFESLLQEVEEDTERESSAAVEKALSQNPKLLKLQAKLDKFSEEKKFLEDINDNLLRNQSIWESKRDNIEEREKKLLKLKDKKIEELEEQLRTLMESLEAANVKEQKNTEQNPTTSTVLKDEIVPGPIESSTKEATKTTARGKARDK from the exons ATGTTGGAAGAGACTTCAACTAGTGGGAGCGCCGCTGCCTCGGCGGAGGATTTGTTCTGGTCTAAAACCGCCGTAAGTCCTTCTGTAGACGTATCCTCGCCATCTCATGCGCCGTCGGAAATCCATTTTTCTTCTGGAAACCCTAGAATCGAAGAAACCAGAGGCCTCATGCATCTGTACCGCGACGCCGCCGCTCCATCCTCTTTCCGTCTTCCT GATGATCGGAAGCCGCTTATTTGCGTTCTAGGGGTGCCTAATCACATGACGTATTCAGACTTTTGTAAGTTCTGTGGTTCATTCATTCAGCACATGTTGGAAATGCGAATCGTCAG GACCGAGGGGTTGGAGGATCGCTACAGTATTTTAATCAGACTCGATTATCAGAATTCAGCCGATTCTTTTTACAAACATTTCAATGGCAAATGCTTTTCATCACTTGAG GAGGAGACCTGCCGCGTGTTTTTTACCGCTGATATACAGTATACTGGATCTATTGAGCACTCACAGCCTTCCACCGGAAGCTCTGGAGAGCAGCCATCTTGTGCGGTTTGTCTTG AGAAATTAGACCAACATTCAGGTGGAATTCTTACTACTATCTGCAATCACTCCTTTCACTGCTCTTGTATTTCTAGATGGACCGATTCTTCCTGCCCG GTATGTCGTTACTGCCAGCAACAGCCTGAGAAATCAATTTGTTATGTTTGTCAAACTACAGACAACCTCTGGATGTGCGTCATTTGTGGTTTTGTAGGTTGTGGGAG AAACAAGGATGGACATGCTGTTAACCATTGGAAAGAAACACAGCATTGCTATTCCCTTGAACTTGAAACTCAAAGGGTGTGGGACTATGTCGGAGACAACTATGTTCATCGTTTGATCCAATCTAAAACTGATGGAAAGTTGGTTGAGCTAAACAGCCATTGCACACATAAAGATGATGGATGTGGTGATTGTATTGGATATGGTGACACTGTTGCAGACAGCGAAGTTGAATCT ATAGTTAACGAGTACAACGAGCTTCTTACTTCTCAGCTTGAAAATCAGAAAAAT TATTTTGAGTCTTTACTACAAGAAGTTGAAGAAGACACCGAAAGAGAATCTTCTGCTGCTGTCGAGAAAGCTTTGAGTCAAAATCCAAAGTTGCTGAAACTACAGGCCAAGCTAGACAAATTCTCTGAAGAAAAGAAATTTCTCGAAGAT ATCAATGACAATCTTTTGAGGAACCAGAGCATATGGGAATCAAAGAGAGATAATATCGAAGAAAG GGAGAAGAAACTTCTAAAACTCAAGGATAAAAAAATTGAGGAGTTGGAAGAACAG CTAAGAACTTTGATGGAATCCCTCGAGGCTGCGAACGTGAAAGAGCAAAAGAATACAGAACAAAATCCAACAACTTCAACTGTGCTCAAGGATGAAATTGTGCCCGGACCTATAGAGTCGTCCACCAAAGAAGCCACAAAAACGACTGCCCGGGGAAAAGCAAGGGATAAATAA
- the LOC142556087 gene encoding acetylornithine aminotransferase, chloroplastic/mitochondrial — MNFTSLLSPNSSRSLSLRISLPLRPSNYHSPPSACLNVDLRTPDFNPNPLIQANKSAEIIAEDKKFIVGTYARAKLVLSSGKGCKLYDVEGREYLDLTSGIAVNALGHGDPDWVAVVTRQASILTHVSNNYYSEPQIELAKRLVSGSFADRVFFCNSGTEANEAAVKFARKFQKAPRHDKEPPTGFIAFTNCFHGRTMGALALTSKEHYRTPFEPVMPGVTFLEYGDIQAATEAIQSGKIAAVFVEPLQGEGGIHSATKEFISSLRVACDNVGCLLVFDEVQCGLGRTGYLWAHETYGVYPDIMTLAKPLAGGLPIGAVLMTEKVAAAINHGDHGSTFAGSPLVCTAAITVLDKISNPSFLSSVRDKGKYFKDSLIQKLGKNSLVKEIRGLGLIVGMELDVSASPLVDACQQSGLLVLTAGKGNVVRMVPPLIITKQELDQAIEILVRCMPVLDQPVNP, encoded by the exons ATGAACTTCACGTCTTTGCTGTCCCCCAACTCTTCACGTTCGCTTTCCCTCCGCATTTCACTACCCCTTCGGCCCTCCAATTATCACTCGCCGCCATCAGCATGCCTTAACGTGGACTTGCGAACACCCGATTTCAATCCAAATCCATTGATCCAAGCGAACAAGAGTGCAGAAATAATTGCCGAAGATAAGAAATTTATCGTGGGGACATATGCTAGGGCGAAACTGGTGTTGTCAAGTGGTAAAGGGTGTAAACTGTACGATGTTGAGGGACGAGAGTATCTAGACTTAACTTCTGGGATTGCCGTGAATGCCCTCGGTCATGGGGACCCGGATTGGGTGGCTGTGGTCACGCGGCAAGCTTCTATTCTAACTCATGTCAGCAATAATTATTACTCTGAACCACAG ATAGAACTTGCGAAACGTTTGGTTTCCGGCTCTTTTGCCGATCGAGTCTTCTTCTGCAATTCTGGAACTGAAGCTAATGAAGCTGCAGTTAAGTTTGCTAGAAAATTTCAAAAAGCTCCGCGTCATGATAAGGAACCACCGACAGGGTTTATTGCCTTCACAAATTGCTTCCATGGAAGAACAATGGGTGCTCTTGCATTGACAAGCAAAGAGCATTATCGAACTCCGTTTGAACCAGTTATGCCTGGAGTCACTTTCTTGGAATATGGTGATATTCAAGCAGCTACAGAAGCAATTCAAAGTGGAAAGATCGCTGCAGTGTTTGTGGAACCACTTCAAGGAGAAGGCGGTATACATAGCGCAACAAAGGAATTTATCTCGTCACTCCGTGTGGCTTGTGATAATGTTGGGTGCCTTCTTGTATTTGATGAG GTACAATGTGGCTTAGGCCGAACGGGGTATCTCTGGGCACACGAAACTTATGGCGTATACCCAGACATAATGACCCTTGCCAAGCCTCTTGCTGGAGGTCTTCCCATTGGCGCAGTTCTGATGACCGAAAAAGTTGCTGCAGCTATAAACCACGGTGACCATGGTAGCACATTTGCTGGTAGCCCGCTTGTTTGTACTGCTGCAATTACAGTGCTGGACAAAATATCAAATCCTAGCTTTTTATCTAGTGTCCGGGATAAAGGCAAGTATTTTAAAGATTCGTTAATCCAAAAGTTGGGAAAAAACTCACTCGTGAAAGAAATAAGAGGTTTAGGTCTCATCGTGGGTATGGAACTTGATGTATCTGCATCCCCTTTGGTCGATGCATGTCAACAATCGGGACTCCTTGTCCTGACTGCAGGGAAAGGAAATGTGGTTAGGATGGTCCCGCCATTAATTATCACGAAGCAGGAACTTGATCAAGCTATTGAGATCTTGGTCAGATGTATGCCTGTGCTCGATCAGCCTGTTAATCCTTAG